TTCAGTCGCGGCGCGATGGAAAGCAGGTGCTGTATCGCGTCGGCAGCGGTCCCGTCGCCAACCTGCTTGCGGCGCTACGCGACTATGTTTCCCACCAGCAGGCTGACATGCAGCGCATCATTTCGGACAGCATCCAGCGTCCGGAACAACTGGAGGGCGTTTCCATCGAGCAATTGCTCGAAAAATTGGAGAACGGGGCGCTACTTCTGGATGTCCGGTCTCACCAGGACTATGAGAGTGGACACATCCCGGGTGCGATCAATATTCCGACCGAGGAGCTTGATCAACACCTTGCCCAATTGCCGCGCAACCAGGAAATCCTCGCCTATTGCGGCGGCCGCTATTGCGTGCTCTCGATAGAGGCCGTGGCCTGGCTACGCGCCCAGGGATTCCAGGCGGACCGGGTGTATGACGGCTTTCCCGGGTGGTGGGCTGCCGGGATGCGTGTGGAGACGATAAGACACTAGGGCTGTTGTGCCTTGGCGACCTAATGGCGTCCATTCAGGTCCGCTGTTCCTTGCCGTCATCGACTGCTCGTGGCCTTCGGTGACAGCAGACTCCTCTGGCTGGGCTCGCGTAGCGGGTGTCTGCATCCTGGCATATCTGTGTACTCACACTACCAGCCAAAGCCGCCGTTCACAGTTGTATGAGGAATGGCTGGTTCC
This region of Comamonas thiooxydans genomic DNA includes:
- a CDS encoding metalloregulator ArsR/SmtB family transcription factor, which produces MSATLSPLESLDDLANVAKTLGHAHRLALLEAIFKRESSVEQLAEDAGLSITNASQHLKQLRQAGLIQSRRDGKQVLYRVGSGPVANLLAALRDYVSHQQADMQRIISDSIQRPEQLEGVSIEQLLEKLENGALLLDVRSHQDYESGHIPGAINIPTEELDQHLAQLPRNQEILAYCGGRYCVLSIEAVAWLRAQGFQADRVYDGFPGWWAAGMRVETIRH